CCGTTCAGCGCCGTCCTCGGCTACTTCGCCAAGCAGGAAACGGAGTTGGGCGGTCAGCGCATCCGCAAGGGAGACGGACTGCTCTTCGCGATCGCGCCGGGCAACGTCGACCCGCGGGTCCGGCCCGACCTCGCGGCCAACATGATGGGCAACCGGTCGCACCTCGCCTTCGGCGGCGGTCCCCACGAGTGCCCGGGCCAGGACATCGGCCGTGCCATCGCCGACGTCGGGGTCGACGCACTGCTGATGCGCCTGCCGGACACCGAACTTGACTGCGACGAGAGCGAGTTGCGCTGGCGGTCGTCGATGTCGTCGCGCCACCTGGTGGAGCTGCCCGTTCAGTTCGCGCCAAGGCCCCGGCAGGACGTCCTGGAGCGGACCGCGGTGCACGCGGTGCCGCGCCCGCGGCCGGACTGGCAGGTCACGACGGAGCCGTCGGAGCCGACCGCGCCCGCCGCGCCGCCGGTGTCCGTCCAGCCCGCGCAGGCACCGGAGCCCGCCCACCGTCTCAGCGCCTGGCAGCGCTTCCTGCGCTGGTGGCGCGGCGACTGAGGCCCGCCGTCGCACAAGGCCTGCTCGTCGCGTGACGCCTACGTGCCGTAGGACGCCCATGCGTCGTACGACGTCCAGGCCTGGAGCCCCCGCCCACTGACGAACCGGTGATCGTGCCCCGTGACCGGATCGGTGAACTCCAGTACCCGCGCCAGCAGTTGCAGCGGACGCCGGAAGTCACCGGCCGGTACGGGGCCGGTCACCACCGGGTAGAGGGGATCGCCGAGGATGGGTACGCCCAACGCGTTCATGTGCACCCGGAGTTGATGGGTCTGCCCGGTGCGCGGCAGAAGCCGGTAGAGCCCCACTCCGTCGCGGTGCTCGCGCAACTCGACCCGGCTGACCGCGTTCGGCTCGCCCGCCACCTCCTGGGCGGCCAGCACACCGCGCTCCTTCACGATCCGGCTCCGGACGGTACGCGGCAGGTCAAGACCGGCGTCGTACGCGGCCACGGCCTCGTACTCCTTGCCGACCAGCTTGTCGCGGAACAGCGACTGGTAGGCGCCGCGCTCCTCGGGCCGCACGGTGAACAGCACGAGCCCGGCGGTGAGCCGGTCGAGGCGGTGCGCGGCGCCGAGCGTCGGGAGGTCCAGCTCCCGCCGCAGCCGGGCGAGGACGGTCTCGGCGACATGGCTGCCGCGCGGGGTGGTGGCGAGGAAGTGCGGTTTGTCGGCCACGACGATGTGCTCGTCGCGGTACACGACGTCGAGCGCGAACGGCACCCGCTCCTCGTCCGGCAGTTCCCGGTGGAACCACACGAACATCCCCGGCACATACGCCGTCTCGGCGGTCAGCGGCCGCCCGTCCTCCCCGACGATCAGCCCCTCGCCGATCATCCCGTCGATCACCCCGGCCCCCGCCGCGAGCCGCTCCACCAGATGCTCCCGCACGGTTCCCCGGCGCCCGCCCTGCGGCAGCTTGATCCGCACGGGGTCCACCCCGTGGCGCTGGGGCAGCGGGGAGGGCGGGATGCGGGGCTTGCGTCTCATCACGATCAAGCGTACGAGGCGCCGGCCGCGCCGCGTGCAGGAGTCTCAGGCGTACGAGGCCGGAACCACCTCCTCGGCCACGCCGGCCCGCGCCCGGTACGCGCGGTACGCCGCTCCCGCGACCAGCGTCACGCCCAGGAACAGCACGGTGAACCACTGGAAGTACCAGTGGAGGCACCCCCGCCGTGACCTGCGGGAACGTGATTGGACCCTCTCTGACCTGCGGAGACGCATCCTGCGTCATCCCGCATTTTCCTTCGTCATCTGGGGCTCATGTGCCCTGTCTGTGCCCTCCAGGGCACGCGATCCGCCCAGCTCCTGCCGGTCTCTATCCCGGAGACACGGCGGCCCCGAACCGGTGATGACAGCACCGGCCGGGGCCTTGATCCGAACCCACCCAGATCAAGGGAGCTCAGACCCATGCAGGACCGTACCCCGGACGCCGTGCGCGACTTGCTCGCGGCCGTCCTCGAAGCGCTCGACATTCCGCACCCCGCCACGGTCGGCGACACCGAGGCGCACGACCGGCTGCTGAACGACCGCGCCATGCACGCGGCGATCGCACTGCGCAGCGTCCTCGACGACAACCCCCTGACGAGCGTCGAGTGGACGACCACCTACCTGCGTGAGCGGCTCGCCGAGCACCCGCCCACCGGCTACCGCGCGTGGGGTGAGGGCCGATGATCGAGCCGCGCACGGTGACCGTGAACGTCTTGGTTGCCAAGAGCCTGGAAGTCGACGAACCGGGCTGGTGCCTTGGGCACCGTGACGACCGTGCCCAGTCCAAGGCGGATATCGAGCACAACGGGTCCGAGACCTTCGCCACCTTCGACGGGCCGCACGGACCTATCGAGTACCTCCGCGCATGGATCACTCAAAGGCCCTACGCCAACCTCGCGCCCGAGCCGCTCCCGCTCGTCGCGGTCGAGATCAACGGCGAGATTGTGTCCCTCACACCGGACGACGTCCACGCCTTCACCTCCCTCACCCGTGCCCACCTCGCCTTCCTCGACGGGCTCGCCGACGAAGCTGACGCTATCCGCCAGGAGACCCGATGAGCAGCAAGCCGCGCGCCCTCTCGGTGCGCACGACGGACGAACTCCTTGAGGACCTGGCCGTCTTGCAGGGCAGCGGTATGACGGCGTCTGACGCGGTCCGGTTCGCGGTGCGGCTGTTGGCGCAGGCGCACCGGTACGCGGACCATCCGGCGCAGACTCACGGCGGCCAGCGGCCGGCGGTGCTGTCCATTCGGACCCGTGACCTGTTCCCGGTGGCGCCAGTGTCCGACGGGGCCGAGAAGGGCGTGTGACGCGGCAGGGCTCATCCGTCGGACACGGGTGGGCCCTGTCATACGTGCAGGTCAAGACAGGGGGACGATGGGTACGCGCGAGTCCATTGCACGAGCAGTGATCGATGGCACCGAGGCCGGGCGCCGAGGCGACCCTCCGACCGTTTGCCCCTACCGCGGCATACTGCGCACCGCATGGATCAAGGGTTACGCGCGCACCGCGCCACCCCTGCCCGACAACGGCGACGCGTAGCACGCGAGAGCGGCCGCGGCCGGGATTCCGGTCCGGCCGGGGCCTGTCCCGCCCGCCCCCGGGAGCTCACGGGGTATGGGGACGGGCGGGGGTTGGGCCCGGCTCCGGCACACCGTCGCGCCGGAACCGGGGGTCTACGAGCGGGCTGCCTTGTACGCGCGCCACAGCTGGTCTGCCGTCGTGCACTTCGCCTGTCCGTGTCCGCAGCCCTCGCATGCGGTGGCGTGTGTGATGTAGGCGCGGTACGCGGTCTGGATGCGGCTGTACGTGCCGCTGTCGGCGACCGCCTGCATGTGGCCGAACGCGCTCCCTGAGTCGCGCCATTCCCGCCTGACGGCGCTCATGACGTGCCGCCAGCCCGCGTCGGGTGGGGGTGGTTGCGGATCTCGACGTTGCAGTCCGTCGCGCGCGACGCATTCCCAGCGGCCAGAGCCTCGGCCCGCTGTCGAGCGAGGGCCTGGCAGACACCACAGCCCGGCGCCGGGTCGGGGGCGCTGAGGGGAAGTTCGAGCGTGATGGGCGGGTCCATGGTCGTCTTCATCCGCGTGCCTCCGCTGGCGTGGGCCTGCCCAGGCACCGGTGCGCGGCGCGTGCGTGGGCAGAGTGTCGTGGGCTGCCGCTGGTCACGACGCTAAGGACGTGGTGTGCGCCACATCCAGCGATGTTCACCAATGTTCACGGCAATCCACAGGGCATGCGGTTGGCGACTTCGAACCCTTGACCCTTCACCTCGGACGACTGAGGGTGGTGTACATCCGTGCACACCAAGAGCGTCGGAGGCGGCGATGACACTACGGTTCATCGGCATCGACCCCAACACGGGAACAGGCGAAAGCCCCACCGTGTGGGTCGACGACAGCAAGAACGAGTTGGTCATTCAGGGATGGAAGCCGAGCCCGGATCTCGAAGCGGAATGCGCCGCGTTCGAGGCGCCCGGACACGCGGCGGGTATCCCCGACCACGAGGCAGTAGTCCGGATCCCGGCCCGTATGGTGCCGGCCTTGAGGGAGGCGTGCGATGCCGCAGAACGTGCCGAGCTTCGCTGAGCTGCTGGACGGCGCGCTGCGCAGCGCCGTCCACCTGGAGATGCGCGACGCCTACGGTGTCGCAGGCGAGGCCGACGACTTCGCGCACTGGAAGAACACTGGCGAGCGGGACATGGATCCCGGCTCGCCATACTGGGCGTCGTGGGTGCAGTTGGTCCGCCGCACCGTGGCCCGCGGCGTGACCGTCCGCCGGGCCCGTATCGTCTCCGAGCCAGTCAGCGACTACATCCGCTTCGAGCACGCAGGAACCCCGGTCAACGTCGAGGCCGGCGAGCAGGTGCGATGGCTTGCCCGCCGCCGAGTATCCGACATCGCCCTGCCGGGTAACGACTTCTGGCTGATCGACGGCCGCTTGATCCGCTGGAACCACTTCACCGGCGACGGCGCGTCCGGAGGCGGGGAGATCAGCGAGGATCCGGCCGCGGCCAAGCTGTGCGCCGACGCCTTCGAGGCAGTGTGGGCGCGCGCGACCCCACACCAGGACTACAAGATCAGCTAGTGCGGAAGGCGTACAGGCCAGCTCATGCCCATCTCCCCGTCATCCTCGGCCCAAGCTGCGCGCGAACGCGTCGCGCAGCGTCTGCGTGAACTCCGTGCAGACGCGGGCATTACCGGGACTGAGCTGGCCTCTCGCTGCGGCTGGACCCATCCGAAAACCTCGCGCATCGAGAACGCGCGCACACCCCCCACGCCCGAGGACATCCGTCTCTGGTGCCGCGCCTGCGGCGCCGCCGACCAGGCCCCCGACATTCTCGCCCAGTCCCGTGATGCCGAGTCGCAGTACGTCGAGTGGAGACGCAAGGTCCGAGCCGGGCTGAAGCGTCTGCAGGGCAGCTACGTGCAGCTGTACCGGTCCACTGACCTTTTCCGGATCTACTCGCCCACGCTGGTCCCCGGCCTGCTGCAGACCGAGGGGTACGCGCGGGCCCTGCTGTCCGCGAACGCCCGCCTGCTTGACCTCCCCGACGACGCCGAGGAAGCGGCGGCCGCACGCCTCGAACGCTCGCAGATCATCCATGAGCCGGGGCGCCGGTTCGTCATGCTGATCGAAGAGGGCGTTCTCCGGTACCAGTTGGGTGACGGCGACGCGATGGCCGCACAGCTTGGCTACCTGCTGACCGCGGGTGCGCTTCCCTCGGTGTCGCTCGGCATCATCCCGAGCGCCACACCGCAACGCGTCCTGTGGCCGCAGGAGTTGTTCCACATGTACGACGACACCCTCGTGTCGGTGGAGCTCCTGTCTGCCCGCGTCCGTGTCACGCAGCCCAGTGAGATTGCCCTCTACCTGAAGGCCTTCGAGGAGCTGCGCGGCATGGCCGTGTACGGCGCCGGTGCCCGCGCCCTGATCGTGAAGGCCATCGACGCGCTGCGTTGAGACCGGACGTACGACGGCGCCCGGCTCCTCGCGGTGAGGTGCCGGGCGCCTGGTCAGCCACGTATGGGCTCTGCGCCGTCCGCGGGTAGCTCTTCCACACCCAACGGGCGGACCTCCGTGCACGCGGCCAACATCACATTGCCCTGCTCGTCGGCGCCCTCAGTCCATGTCCACGCTTCCGGCCCACCGCGGACGACCGCGTACCCGAGCGCGGCGAGAGCGTCGTATCGCTGCATGAGGGACGGCGGCCCCACCTGGCCCGGCCAGGTCACGGACAGCGGCGACAGGCCGGACAGGTCGGGGCGGGCAAGGTGCAGCGCCCATTCCCCGCCGTTGTCGGGGCTCCACCCGAATCCTGCGTATCCCGTCTGCTCGTCAACCATGGCTCAGCTCCCCAATATGAACTGGACGTTGCCGCCGCGGCCGCCGATGGCCCTGCGGAGCTCGGCAACGAGCAGATCCCCGTACGCCGTACCGTCCGAGCCGATCTTGACGACCTGCGGTGCGCTGCCGCCGGACACCGCGCCGCCGGTCCGCGCGGCCACATGCGCCGCCGTCGCCTGCCCGCCGGTCGGCACTGAGACGAGATTCCGCATGGTTGTATCCACCGCGCCGGAACCACTCTCGATGCCCTCGACGATGCCCGCAGGAATCCAACGGCCGATCTGATCGCGCATCACCCGCGACGGCGACGCGATGCCCAACGCCTTCGCAATCGGCCCGGGAATGATGCTCCGCGCCCATCCAATGAGCGTGTCCCGCAACCAAGGGCCCATGCCTTTGATGCCGTTCCACAGGCCGCGTACAACGTCCTGGCCCTTGCCGGTCAGCAGCCCTGACAAGGATCCGATACCGCGGGATATCTGCCCCGGGATGCCCCGAACCCATGTGATGAACGACGCGACTTTCTGTACCGACGCGTCACGGAAGGACTGAAAGCCGCGTGTTGCGGCGCTACGCAGCGTGCTGCCCATACTGCCGATCGCCACGCCGATGGCCATAGGTAGGCCCGTCATCCACGTGACGAGTTCCTGGCTCTTACGTATCGCCCAGTCCTTCATGTCCTGGAACCAACCGGCCACCAGGTCCGGTATCGCAGCGAGATAGCCAACCGCGACAAGGATCCCGTCCTTGGCCTCGGTCAACTTGCCCACGACCCAGTCCCACGCCAGCAGCGTGGCCGCCTTGATCTCATCCCAATAGGTGACGACGAGGATCACCAGACCGGCTACTGCCATGGCTATGCCGCCGATGATCCAAAACATTGGGTTGGCCAACATCGCCGAATTCATCGCCCAGACGCCGAGAGAGGCGATAAAGAACGCTGCGCCCAGCGCCGTGACGCCGAGTGCGGCGGCCTGGAAAGCGCCAGAATGGTCCTGCACGAAGCCAAAGAATTCCGTCAGCTTCGGGATCACGTGGGTGCCGAGGAAGTCGACAACGCCCTGTTGCAGGCTTCGTTTGAACTGCTCGACCTTCGTGGCGGCGTTGTCCCGTAGACTGTCGCCGGCCCTGTCCGCGGCTCCGCTGAAATCGCCGAGTCGCGTGGTGGCTTGCGACGGATCCACCGCGAGTAGTGCGTCCTGCATGGTGAGGGCTTCCTCACCAAACAGAGACACCATGGCCGCACTGCGCTTCGCCGGGTCCTTCGTCTGCCGAAGCTTGTCCATCAGCTGATCCAGCGCTTCGCCGGCCTTCGGACCGCCCTCGGCGAACGCTTTCGCCATGGCCTCACCGTTCAGGCCCAGGGCATCGAACGTCTCCGCGCCGTCGGCCGCGTTCGCGGCCATCTCCTCCAGCGCACCCGTGAACACCTCGGCTGAGGGAGCGCCCGCGTCGAGGCCTTGCAGGACCGTGCCGAGCGCCTGTTCACCCGTCAGGCCGAAGTGAGCGAGGTTGTTCGCGGACTGGGTGATCGTCTCGGCCAGATCCCCGAACTTGTTGGCGCCGCGGTCGTTGGCTTGGGCCAGCATGTCCAGCGCTTCGGTGGCGTTCTTCGCCAGACCGTTGCGGACCATGAGTCCGGCCGTGTTGGCGGCCTCGCCCACGTCGATACCGAGGGCTTCCGCCACGTCGTGGGCGTGTGTCGAGATCGACTTGAGCTGTGCGTTCGTCGCGCCGGTCGGGGCAATACCGGCGTTCATGGTTGCCTTGATAGCGTCCGCGGCGCCCTGGAAGTCCTCCGTTATGGCGTCCGCGTAGAGCTCGCCTGCGATGTGCCCATACCGCTCCGCCTCGGGCCCGGTGGCGCCGAGCTGCGCGCCGAGTTTCGCGCTGATCTTCTCCTGGTTCAGGGCCTCGGATATGCCGCCAATGAGGGCGGCTCCGAGGGCGCCCCCGACTGCTCCGAGGGCGAGGCCGTTGAGCTTGCCGGTGATGCTCTCACCGGCGGCGTCTGCGCCCTCGGTGGCGCCTTCTTCGAGGCCCTCGCCGAGGGCATCGCCAGCCTCCTGCCCGCCCTCGCGGGCCCGCTGCGTGATGCGGGACAGGGCGGACCGCAAGCGGGACTGGAAGGTGTCGAGGCCGCGTTCGGCCTCGCTGTCGTCGAGAGTGATGGTGGCGGCGAGTTCGCCGACGGTCAGCGCCATGCGCGCTGGCCTCCTTAAGGGGTAGGCCGCGCGGCGGCGCGGTGTGAAGTTATCGGCCCTTTGGGGCCTCAAGTGGGTGCAACAGGTGGGAAATGCGGGTGCCCCGGCGCTGTGGGGCGCCGGGGGCGGGTCATGCTCGGGTGCGGGGGCGGCCGACGAGGCGTTCGTAGTCGTCGGGCCACTCGGTCATGATCTGGACCACTGGGGCGCGGTGAGACGCCGCGCTTCGGTGAGGGTGGCCGGCGGGCGGAACAGCCGGAACACGGGCGGCTGTTCGTCGGCCTGGTCCTCGTCGTGCTCGCGGCGGTCGCGGGTCACGTGGTGTGGCCCATGAGCCGGTCGTACACCTCGCGGTGCTGCTCGTACGTACGTACCTGCTCGGCCGACTTCATGGCGAGCAGCTGCTCGCGCGTCTCGGGCACGCGGTAGCGGTCCTCGGCGGCCTCGGCGGCGAGTCGGGCCTGAGTCTCCGCGTACTGGCGGACGGTCGGGGACACGTAGCCGGTCTGCTCGGGGTACGTGCGGCGTGGTGCGGGGTCGCCCGCGCTCGCGGTGATGTGCTCGCGGCTGGTCACTTGGCGGTTCCGTTCTCGTTGAAGACGGCGCGCAGTGCCGGCACCTGAGCGATGAACGTCTCGACGCGCGACGACAGGTAGCCCATCTGGTCGGTGATCTTCGCCTGTTCGCGGGCGTCGCGTACGGCCATACCGACGACGGCGGCGACCGCGAGGGCGCCCGTGACACCGACGGTGCCGACGGGGTGCGGGGTGTAGATCGTCACGGAGTCGTGGCCGGCGGCGACGGCGTACCGCTCCCGCAGTTCCGTGATCGGGTGGAAGCCCGCACGCTCCAGCTCGGCGGCGATGGGCTGGACACGGCCGGCCATCTCCAGCACGCGGAGGCGGCGTGCCTCGGTCGTGCTGTACAGGGCGGTGAGCGCGTCGACCGCGGCGGTGACCTTGGCGGCGATGTCGTCGGTGTCGTCCTGCTCGATCAGGGCGCGGATGTCGGCGGCGGTGGCCTTCGCACGCTTGTGCCGGTCAGCCTCGGCCTGCTCGGCGGCCCGCTTCTTCGCGGCCTTGATGCGGAGGCGGGCGAAGATGCCCTTCTGCTCGGCTTCGGCGAGCGCGGCCGGGGTCACGCTGTCGTCGCCGTTCTCGACGGCGGCGCGCAGCTCCGCGGCCTCCTGCTCGGCGGCGAGGGCCTCGGCCGTGGCCTGGGCGACGGTCGGCGCGGTGGTGGTCTCAGACATGGGTGTCCTCCTGGTGGTTGTCGCCGGCGGCGCGGTGCTGCCGGTCGAGGGTCAAGTCATGGGCGACGGCGGCTCGTAGGGCGTCGTCCTGGCGCGGTTCCTGTTCGGCGCGCTGGTCGTAGTGGCGGCTGATGGCGGCGGCGAGCTCGGTCATGCTGCGGTTCTCCCGTGGCGGTAGTGGTCGAGTGCGGTGCGGTCGAAGACCCAGACGCGGGCGCCGACTCGGTGGGCGGGAAGGGTGCCGGCGGCGGCGAGCTGGCGGACGGTTCGAGGGGAGCGGTCCAAGAGCGCGGCTGCTTCGTCGACGGACATGAGGTTGAGCGCCGGCCTGCTGGGCGCGGCGGGGGTGGCCTGGGGTGGCACGGTGTACCTCCGGGCATGCAAAACGCCCCGTCACCGGTATGTGGTGACAGGGCGTCGGATGGTCTTGTCTCCGGGCATGCCGGAGACGGGGGCAATGTTAGCGGGTCTTTGCCGGTACCGGCAGTGCCCGAGGTGTGAGGCTCGGGGCGTCCCGGCGGCGGCTGTTTCTGGGCACGCCGGGGTCGGCTCTGACTTTACCGGATCTTCGCCGGTAGTGGCGAGTTGGTGAGCGGGTGAGGTTGGTTGGTGGTGCCCGTGTTCGTCGCGGCGGCCTCCTGCTCAGCCTGGCGTCGGAGCTTGGCGCGGTGCCGTGCGGTGAGGCCGTGGGCGCGCCGTTGGGCGAACGCGGCGCGTACGGCGGCCTGTTGGTCGCGGCGGGCTTGTGCGGCGGCGACACGGGCGGCTATGGCCTCGTCGATGTGGCTAGCCATCGGTGGTGTCCTCGCGGGCCACGGCGTGGGCGGCGAGACCGCGAACGAGGTTGCCGAACATGGACGGCGCGTGGTCGGGGTCGAGTTGGGCGAGGGTGCGGGCGATGCCGGCCTTCGCCTCGCGCGGCTCGACCGGCTCCGGGCCGTCGACTCCGTCCGGGTCGTCCGGGCCGTGGCCGTGCCGGTCGGCGTACTCGCTGCCGAGACTCGCCATGACGAACCCGAGGACGTCGAGCGTGGACAGTTCCACGGTGCTGCCGTCCGTGAGCTGGTACGGCTGGATGAGGCGACGGGCCTTGTGCTTCTGCTCGACCGCGTCCAAGCGGCGGCCGAACTGGTGGCGGGGAGTCATCGGCGGCGCCTTCCTTCCTCGGCCTCGTGCTCCTCGATGGCGGTGATGCGCTGCTCCAGGTCGACGTGCTCGCGTACGGGCAGCAGCGCGCGCAGCAGGACGTCACCGGCCTTGACGCGGACGTGGCCCGGCTGCTCCGGGTCGGCGACAAGGGCTTGCAGGGTGGCGACGGCGGACGCGGCGGCGGCAGACAGACGGCCGGCGGTGTCGTCGAGGACGCGGGCGCGCACTGCGCGGACCTCGGCGGCAAACGCGGGGTCGGTCTGCCAGCGCTGCACGGTACGGATGGACACGCCGGCGCGGTCGGCGGCGACGGATGGCGGTTCACCGGCCGCGAGGGCGGCAACGGCTGCGGGACGGCCCTTCACGGGGGTCACGATGGGGGTCTCCTCTCACGTGCGCGCGCGAGACAGGGCGTGCCGCGCGGCGACAAGGGTGGGTTAGTGGGTTGGGGTGGTGATGGTGGCGCGGTGCTCGGGGTTGGGCCAGTAGGTGTGCGTGTGGGCGTTGTTGGGGTGCTCGCGGTAGCAGAGGTCTTCGAGGGTTTGGCGGGCGGCGTCGATGGCCTGTACGGCGTTTTCGAGGGTGCGGGCGGGTATGGCTTCGTGTCCGGTCTTGGGGTAGGCGGTGTGGAGTTGGGTGCGGCGGTGGGTGAGTTCGTCGCGGATGCCGGCGAGGACGCGGCCCAGCTCGGTGTGTTCGGTGTAGGTGAGGCGGGGCTTCATGGTTCTCCTCGGGGTGTGGTGCTGGGTTTGCAGAGGATGCAGAGGATGTTTTGCGTTCCTCCGCTCCCCCACGTATGGAGGCAAGAAGGAGTAATGCGTTAGATCGGAAAACATCCTCTGCATCCTCTGCATCCTCTGCACTGGGTCTGTGAGCTGCGGTTTTCTGCGGCTTGTGGTGCAGGGGATAGCGCAGGGGATGCGCTGGCGGTGGGCTACGCATCCCCTGCATGGGCCGGAATCGGCGTGCTCGGGTGTCAGGGCGGCGCTGGGGATGCGCTGAGTGCAGGGGATGCGCTGCCCGTCCCCTGCGTACCCTCAGCGGTCGACTCCGCGGCCCTCCGCAGGCTCCACAACCTTGCGCCGACACGGTTCCTGCCGGGGTTCGTGAGCGTGAATCCGCCGATGTGCCGGTCCTCGCGGGTGGCGAGCATTTTGCCGAGGCTCACAGCCGACAGAGGCTTGCCGTCCGAGCGGGCGAGGAATACGCCGTTCCACGGGTCCTCGCCGGGGCCGAACGCGGACGGCTCAGGACGCGACGACTTGATCAGCTCCGCGGTCGTCATGGCCGTGCTGGTGTGCAGCTCCCACCACTGCGCGTAGAACGTGGCCCATGTGGTCTGTTCTTCGTCCTGCTCTTCGAGCCGGTCGCGGTTGTCCAGGAACCCGCGGATGTCGTGGTGGGCGAGGAACCCGCCGATGTTGCGTGCCCACCGCGAGAAGTTCCGCATCTGGAAGTCGGCTTGCGGGGCGCCGGCCGCTATCCAGTCGCGGCACAGGATGAGCAGGGCACGCATGAGCGCGGCCTGGTTCGTTTGGTTCTCCAGCCATGCGAACAGGTCCGGGATCCGGAAGCCGGTCCGCAGGTCGGGGCGGGCGCATCGGGCGTTGAGGCGTACGAGGGCGGTCCGCTGGGCGATGTCTCCGCCGAAGCGGATGTTGTTGCCGGTGACGAGCCACAGCCGGTCATTGATCAGGCTCACGTTCGTGTTCCGGCCGAGCATGCGATCGTCCCACGTTGCGTTCGTCAGCAGCTTCGCGAGCGAGGGGGCGCTCACGTTGTCGTGTTCGCCGACGTTGTCGAAGACGATTGCGGGGCTGGAGCCCATCAGGGCGGCGGTGATGGACTTCCGCAACTCGTCGTCGTCGCTGACCCATGCCCGGACACCAGCGCCGTACAGGTGCTTGATCGCGTCGGTCAGCAGGGTCTTGCCGCTGCCGCGCTCGGTCGCGCTGAACGCGCCGAACGGGAGCAGTCCGCCGATGTACGGGCGGAGCATCAGGGACACGAGCAGACCGACGTAGTTCGCGCGGTCGGCGTCGCTGTCCCATGGGATGTCGGCGAGGACCTGGCCAAGCAGCAAGTCGAGCGCCTCTGCGATGTCTCTGCCGGTGGGTCGGTCGGGGACGGGCGCGATCCGGAGCCGTGGCACGTAGTAGAGGCGGGTCGACGGGTCGTATCCGGGCTTTTGCAACACGGTGCCGTCGGGGCGGATGACGGGTGCGAATACGAGGTTGGCGAGGGCGGGGATAGACGTCCATGCACCGTTGGAGAGGACCGCGCGGCACACGCTCACGCTGGGGGACGTGGCCACGTAACGGACTTCGCCGTCCTTGCTGCCGCGGGGGGCTACAACGTCGGCGTGCTGCGCGAGGAGGAAGCGCATGCTGTCCGGGGTGAGCGTCCGGATCTCGTGGTCTACGCCCTGCTCGGGGTTGATGGCGCCGGCCACTTGGGCAACCTGTACGAGGGCGCCTTGTCGGACGTACGTCTCGGGAAGGGCGCCGCTCTCGATGGCTTCGGCCACGTTGACGATGCCGCCCGGCTCGCTGTCGATGATGATGCGCTGCCGGTCGACGGCCTGTTCCTCGACGGCTTCTGGAGTCGTGAACTCGTCGTCGACAGGCTCGGGCCGGTACAGGGGTCCGGTGAGGGGGAGGACGGTGCCACCGTGGGTCTCGGCGGCGAGTTGTGCGGGCGCGGGAACAGCCCGCGGGCGCTGTACGCCCGCGGGCCATTCACCAGGACGCCGGGGGGCGGCGGTCAACGGAGGGACTCCAACGGGTCGCGGGGGGTGGGGAGGATGAGGGACAGGTCGAGGACTTGGCGGATCTCGTCCGGGGTCCAGCCGAGGGCGCGCAGCTTGCGGACTTCGGTGATCAGCCTGCGCGCGTCGAGGCTGAACGTCGACGCGCGGGGCGGGGCCGCGAGGCAGTTGAGGGGGTCGGCGTGGAAGGCGTGGGGGCAGCCGCAATCCCGCTGGGCGGTTCGCAGTGCCGCGGAGTGGCGGCGGCGGAGCTGGGTGGGGATGTCGGCGGTCACCGGGCGCCTCGGAGGGCGTCGGTGAGGGCGGCCTCGATCACGTCCAAGTGGGCGCCGAGCTCGGTCGACGCGACGTCGTAGAGGATGCCGACGGCGGCGA
This genomic interval from Streptomyces dengpaensis contains the following:
- a CDS encoding DUF6303 family protein, which codes for MVDEQTGYAGFGWSPDNGGEWALHLARPDLSGLSPLSVTWPGQVGPPSLMQRYDALAALGYAVVRGGPEAWTWTEGADEQGNVMLAACTEVRPLGVEELPADGAEPIRG
- a CDS encoding phage tail tape measure protein; protein product: MALTVGELAATITLDDSEAERGLDTFQSRLRSALSRITQRAREGGQEAGDALGEGLEEGATEGADAAGESITGKLNGLALGAVGGALGAALIGGISEALNQEKISAKLGAQLGATGPEAERYGHIAGELYADAITEDFQGAADAIKATMNAGIAPTGATNAQLKSISTHAHDVAEALGIDVGEAANTAGLMVRNGLAKNATEALDMLAQANDRGANKFGDLAETITQSANNLAHFGLTGEQALGTVLQGLDAGAPSAEVFTGALEEMAANAADGAETFDALGLNGEAMAKAFAEGGPKAGEALDQLMDKLRQTKDPAKRSAAMVSLFGEEALTMQDALLAVDPSQATTRLGDFSGAADRAGDSLRDNAATKVEQFKRSLQQGVVDFLGTHVIPKLTEFFGFVQDHSGAFQAAALGVTALGAAFFIASLGVWAMNSAMLANPMFWIIGGIAMAVAGLVILVVTYWDEIKAATLLAWDWVVGKLTEAKDGILVAVGYLAAIPDLVAGWFQDMKDWAIRKSQELVTWMTGLPMAIGVAIGSMGSTLRSAATRGFQSFRDASVQKVASFITWVRGIPGQISRGIGSLSGLLTGKGQDVVRGLWNGIKGMGPWLRDTLIGWARSIIPGPIAKALGIASPSRVMRDQIGRWIPAGIVEGIESGSGAVDTTMRNLVSVPTGGQATAAHVAARTGGAVSGGSAPQVVKIGSDGTAYGDLLVAELRRAIGGRGGNVQFILGS
- a CDS encoding DUF6879 family protein, encoding MPQNVPSFAELLDGALRSAVHLEMRDAYGVAGEADDFAHWKNTGERDMDPGSPYWASWVQLVRRTVARGVTVRRARIVSEPVSDYIRFEHAGTPVNVEAGEQVRWLARRRVSDIALPGNDFWLIDGRLIRWNHFTGDGASGGGEISEDPAAAKLCADAFEAVWARATPHQDYKIS
- a CDS encoding helix-turn-helix domain-containing protein — translated: MPISPSSSAQAARERVAQRLRELRADAGITGTELASRCGWTHPKTSRIENARTPPTPEDIRLWCRACGAADQAPDILAQSRDAESQYVEWRRKVRAGLKRLQGSYVQLYRSTDLFRIYSPTLVPGLLQTEGYARALLSANARLLDLPDDAEEAAAARLERSQIIHEPGRRFVMLIEEGVLRYQLGDGDAMAAQLGYLLTAGALPSVSLGIIPSATPQRVLWPQELFHMYDDTLVSVELLSARVRVTQPSEIALYLKAFEELRGMAVYGAGARALIVKAIDALR
- a CDS encoding RluA family pseudouridine synthase gives rise to the protein MRRKPRIPPSPLPQRHGVDPVRIKLPQGGRRGTVREHLVERLAAGAGVIDGMIGEGLIVGEDGRPLTAETAYVPGMFVWFHRELPDEERVPFALDVVYRDEHIVVADKPHFLATTPRGSHVAETVLARLRRELDLPTLGAAHRLDRLTAGLVLFTVRPEERGAYQSLFRDKLVGKEYEAVAAYDAGLDLPRTVRSRIVKERGVLAAQEVAGEPNAVSRVELREHRDGVGLYRLLPRTGQTHQLRVHMNALGVPILGDPLYPVVTGPVPAGDFRRPLQLLARVLEFTDPVTGHDHRFVSGRGLQAWTSYDAWASYGT
- a CDS encoding Rmf/CrpP fold protein; the encoded protein is MGTRESIARAVIDGTEAGRRGDPPTVCPYRGILRTAWIKGYARTAPPLPDNGDA
- a CDS encoding DUF6907 domain-containing protein, which codes for MIEPRTVTVNVLVAKSLEVDEPGWCLGHRDDRAQSKADIEHNGSETFATFDGPHGPIEYLRAWITQRPYANLAPEPLPLVAVEINGEIVSLTPDDVHAFTSLTRAHLAFLDGLADEADAIRQETR
- a CDS encoding helix-turn-helix domain-containing protein, whose amino-acid sequence is MPPQATPAAPSRPALNLMSVDEAAALLDRSPRTVRQLAAAGTLPAHRVGARVWVFDRTALDHYRHGRTAA